One Phocaeicola dorei genomic region harbors:
- the cbiB gene encoding adenosylcobinamide-phosphate synthase CbiB: MDIYVLILPLLVGWILDKLLGDPVGLPHPVVGFGKLISFCEKRWNCGAHRMLKGGGAAIMLILLVYVGSALALHYLFLLNRWLGIALSAVLVFYCLAGTTLIREVKQVFLAADRSLEEGRKQVSRIVGRDTSELTDQEVRIAALETLAENLSDGVIAPLFWYLLLGVPGMLAYKMVNTLDSMVGYKNERYLQFGCAAAHIDDMANYIPARLTALLMVLSVGRPGLLRFVGKYGNRHASPNSGYPESALAGILNCRFGGPHVYFGEIVYKPFIGDKDRLIHTQDMHKAVDINRRAEILMIIVNIVCLYLVS; the protein is encoded by the coding sequence ATGGACATATATGTATTAATTCTTCCGTTGTTGGTAGGATGGATATTAGATAAATTGCTTGGGGATCCGGTAGGATTGCCGCATCCGGTGGTAGGATTCGGGAAGCTGATCTCTTTTTGTGAGAAACGATGGAACTGTGGGGCACATCGGATGTTGAAAGGAGGGGGGGCGGCTATTATGCTTATTTTGCTAGTATATGTAGGATCTGCTTTGGCATTGCATTATCTGTTTTTGTTGAATCGCTGGTTGGGGATCGCCCTCTCCGCTGTGCTTGTTTTCTATTGTTTAGCAGGGACTACACTTATTAGAGAAGTAAAACAGGTTTTTCTAGCTGCGGACCGTTCTTTAGAGGAGGGGAGAAAGCAGGTTTCCCGTATTGTAGGGCGTGATACCTCAGAACTGACCGATCAGGAAGTGCGTATAGCTGCTTTGGAAACGTTGGCCGAAAATTTGAGTGACGGAGTTATTGCTCCGCTGTTTTGGTATTTGCTTTTGGGAGTTCCCGGTATGCTTGCCTATAAAATGGTTAATACGCTTGATTCTATGGTAGGCTATAAGAACGAACGTTATTTGCAATTTGGTTGTGCCGCTGCACATATTGATGATATGGCGAACTATATTCCGGCTCGTTTAACCGCACTTTTAATGGTTTTGTCTGTGGGGCGTCCCGGTTTGCTGAGATTTGTAGGTAAATATGGTAACCGGCATGCAAGTCCTAATTCAGGTTATCCGGAGTCTGCTTTAGCAGGTATCTTGAATTGCCGTTTTGGAGGTCCTCATGTTTATTTTGGAGAGATAGTCTATAAACCTTTTATTGGAGATAAGGATCGGCTTATCCATACACAGGATATGCATAAAGCTGTCGATATAAACAGAAGAGCAGAAATTTTGATGATTATAGTAAATATTGTTTGCTTATATTTGGTCAGCTGA
- a CDS encoding DUF1622 domain-containing protein, whose translation MLTHFLDLLAVVISVTSLLIVTYGALIGIISFLKNEIRRFTGGYSITNIRKLRATFGTYLLLGLEFLIASDILKTVLEPTLNELALLGGIVVLRTILSVFLNKEIKELESEEK comes from the coding sequence ATGCTTACTCATTTCCTAGATTTATTAGCTGTTGTTATAAGTGTGACAAGCCTTTTGATTGTCACATACGGAGCGTTGATAGGTATTATTTCTTTTTTGAAGAATGAAATACGACGCTTTACCGGAGGGTATTCCATTACCAATATACGAAAACTAAGAGCCACATTCGGAACTTATCTGCTTCTTGGCTTAGAATTCCTAATAGCTTCGGATATTTTGAAAACAGTATTGGAACCAACCTTGAATGAATTAGCCCTATTGGGAGGTATTGTTGTTTTAAGAACCATCCTGTCCGTGTTCCTCAATAAAGAGATAAAAGAATTGGAAAGTGAAGAAAAATAA
- the cobC gene encoding alpha-ribazole phosphatase, with product MVIYLMRHTAVDVPQGVCYGQTDVPLKPTFETEATQTAANLQGLSFDKVYTSPLTRCVRLATFCGYPDAERDDRLKELNFGDWEMHRFDEIADANLERWYADYLHVKATNGESFEDQYRRVAGFLDELRQKPYEQVAIFAHGGILLNAQIYAGIIKPEEAFSALTPYGGIVKIKLS from the coding sequence ATGGTAATATACTTAATGCGTCATACTGCTGTTGATGTTCCGCAAGGTGTTTGTTACGGACAGACGGATGTACCCTTAAAGCCGACTTTTGAAACGGAGGCAACTCAAACGGCAGCCAATTTACAAGGTCTATCTTTTGATAAAGTTTATACCAGTCCGTTAACCCGTTGTGTACGCCTGGCTACCTTTTGCGGCTACCCGGATGCAGAACGGGACGACCGCTTGAAAGAACTAAACTTCGGAGATTGGGAAATGCATCGGTTCGATGAAATTGCCGACGCTAACTTGGAAAGATGGTATGCAGATTATCTGCATGTAAAAGCGACCAATGGAGAATCTTTTGAAGATCAATACCGGCGTGTTGCCGGTTTTCTAGACGAGCTTCGCCAAAAACCGTATGAACAAGTCGCGATCTTTGCTCATGGCGGCATTTTACTGAACGCACAAATTTATGCAGGTATCATTAAACCCGAAGAGGCATTTAGCGCACTCACTCCTTATGGAGGAATTGTCAAGATAAAATTATCGTGA
- a CDS encoding adenosylcobinamide-GDP ribazoletransferase, with protein sequence MKLLASLIFFTRLPFWKIANVPPVYFKRVVDYWPFVGWLTGGIMAGTLWITAEFLPVQIAVLMALAARLLATGALHEDGLADFCDGFGGGTSRDKILSIMKDSHIGTYGVLGLLFYYGLMWNILTTLSVPLACAAILSGDAWSKFCAAQIINTLPYARKEEESKAKVIYDRMSPGILLSAFMAGTLPMLLLLDKGYWWAAIAPAMMFILLMSLMRRRLQGYTGDCCGATFLLCEFSFYLTINLIYTNLW encoded by the coding sequence ATGAAACTGCTTGCCTCCCTCATTTTTTTCACACGCCTTCCGTTTTGGAAAATAGCTAATGTACCACCTGTTTACTTTAAACGAGTAGTGGATTACTGGCCCTTTGTAGGATGGCTGACAGGAGGTATCATGGCAGGCACTCTATGGATCACTGCAGAATTTCTACCTGTACAGATAGCTGTGCTCATGGCGCTGGCCGCCCGGTTACTAGCAACGGGTGCTTTACACGAAGATGGATTGGCAGACTTCTGCGACGGCTTCGGGGGCGGTACATCACGTGACAAGATTCTGTCTATCATGAAGGATTCACATATCGGCACATACGGAGTGCTCGGATTATTATTCTATTATGGATTGATGTGGAATATACTCACCACACTTTCTGTACCCTTGGCATGTGCGGCCATACTAAGCGGAGATGCCTGGAGCAAGTTTTGTGCCGCACAAATCATCAACACGCTTCCATACGCCCGTAAAGAAGAAGAATCGAAAGCGAAGGTCATATATGACCGTATGAGTCCAGGTATTTTATTATCCGCTTTTATGGCCGGAACCCTGCCTATGCTTTTATTACTGGATAAAGGATACTGGTGGGCAGCCATCGCTCCTGCTATGATGTTCATCCTTTTAATGTCACTCATGCGCAGACGCCTGCAAGGATATACCGGTGATTGTTGCGGAGCGACTTTCCTATTATGTGAGTTTTCTTTTTATCTAACTATAAACTTAATCTATACAAACCTATGGTAA
- the cobT gene encoding nicotinate-nucleotide--dimethylbenzimidazole phosphoribosyltransferase: protein MKNFHIEYPDESFREALIDKINNLTKPKGSLGVLEDLALQIGLIQQTLSPTLSHPHNVLFAADHGIVEEGVSKSPKEITWQQLSNFLHGGAGVNFLCRQHGFKLVLVDSGVDYDLPYEKGIINCSVGRGTHSFLKGPAMSMEEMELCLERGAKITDMIHADGCNVVSFGEMGIGNTSPSSIWMHLLTGISLEQCVGAGSGLDSEGIRHKYNVLKQSVNHYTGNGSVKDIIAWFGGYEMVMAIGGMLRAAELRMIILVDGFIMTNCILAASKLHPEVLSYAIFGHQGDEIGHKLVLDAMKVRPLLNLGLRLGEGTGAICAYPIVVSSVNMMNEMDNFAHAAITKYF, encoded by the coding sequence ATGAAAAACTTTCATATTGAGTATCCCGATGAAAGCTTTCGGGAGGCATTGATAGACAAAATCAACAATTTGACAAAGCCCAAAGGTTCATTGGGTGTTCTGGAAGATCTTGCATTGCAAATCGGATTAATCCAACAAACCCTCTCCCCTACATTAAGCCATCCGCACAACGTACTTTTTGCAGCCGATCATGGTATAGTAGAAGAAGGGGTAAGCAAGTCTCCCAAAGAAATCACTTGGCAACAACTAAGTAATTTTTTGCATGGAGGTGCCGGAGTTAATTTTTTATGCCGCCAACATGGTTTTAAGCTTGTATTAGTAGACTCAGGGGTCGATTACGATCTTCCTTACGAGAAAGGCATTATCAACTGTAGCGTAGGACGTGGCACGCACAGTTTTCTAAAAGGCCCCGCTATGAGTATGGAAGAAATGGAATTATGCCTGGAACGTGGAGCAAAGATAACGGATATGATTCATGCAGACGGTTGCAATGTGGTCAGCTTTGGCGAAATGGGTATTGGTAATACCTCCCCTTCTTCTATCTGGATGCATTTGCTGACAGGAATCTCATTAGAGCAATGTGTGGGTGCAGGAAGCGGACTGGATTCAGAAGGCATCCGTCATAAATATAATGTATTGAAACAATCGGTTAACCATTATACCGGTAACGGTTCCGTAAAAGATATCATCGCTTGGTTCGGAGGATATGAAATGGTTATGGCAATAGGCGGCATGCTCCGGGCAGCAGAATTAAGAATGATTATTCTAGTGGACGGCTTCATCATGACCAATTGCATTCTAGCCGCCTCAAAACTTCATCCGGAAGTTCTCTCGTATGCCATATTCGGACATCAGGGAGATGAAATCGGTCATAAACTAGTATTGGATGCCATGAAAGTGCGCCCTTTATTAAATTTAGGTCTCCGCTTGGGAGAAGGAACAGGAGCGATATGCGCTTATCCTATCGTCGTTTCCTCTGTAAACATGATGAATGAGATGGACAATTTCGCCCATGCCGCCATCACTAAATATTTTTAA
- the cobU gene encoding bifunctional adenosylcobinamide kinase/adenosylcobinamide-phosphate guanylyltransferase, whose product MKRIILITGGQRSGKSSYAEKLALSLSPTPVYIATSRIWDEEFRQRVIKHQERRGSEWTNIEEEKELSRHQVKDNVVLIDCVTLWCTNFFFDLDADVEAALQAVKQEFDNFIRQDATFIFVTNEIGSGAVSENAIQRRFTDLQGWMNQYIASKADQVYLMVSGIPVPIK is encoded by the coding sequence ATGAAACGTATTATCTTAATCACAGGAGGCCAACGTTCGGGAAAAAGTTCATACGCGGAGAAATTGGCATTAAGCTTATCACCCACTCCCGTTTATATAGCTACTTCCCGTATTTGGGATGAAGAATTCCGCCAACGCGTTATCAAACATCAAGAAAGACGCGGATCGGAATGGACGAATATAGAAGAAGAAAAAGAACTAAGCCGCCATCAAGTAAAGGATAATGTAGTATTGATTGATTGTGTCACCTTATGGTGTACCAACTTTTTCTTTGATTTGGATGCGGATGTAGAGGCTGCATTACAGGCAGTCAAACAGGAGTTTGATAATTTTATCCGGCAAGATGCCACTTTTATTTTCGTAACCAATGAAATAGGTTCCGGAGCAGTATCCGAAAACGCCATTCAACGCCGCTTTACAGATTTACAGGGCTGGATGAATCAATATATAGCTTCAAAAGCAGACCAAGTATATTTGATGGTATCGGGAATTCCTGTTCCTATAAAATAA
- a CDS encoding FHA domain-containing protein has translation MKRVLCPKCDNYITFDETKYTEGQSLVFVCDHCKKQFSIRIGKSKLKATRKEEILDEQANKEDFGSIVVVENVFGYKQVLPLMEGDNLIGRRSKGTEVDIPIETSDPSMDRRHCIINVKRNKQGEIIYTLRDNDSITGTFLMNEILGNKDRIRIEEGAIITLGATTLILRATEK, from the coding sequence ATGAAAAGAGTTTTGTGTCCCAAATGTGACAACTATATAACTTTTGATGAAACCAAATATACAGAAGGCCAGTCGTTGGTCTTTGTATGTGACCATTGTAAAAAACAATTCAGCATCCGTATCGGAAAGTCCAAACTGAAAGCAACCCGTAAAGAAGAAATATTGGACGAACAAGCCAATAAAGAGGATTTTGGAAGTATCGTAGTAGTAGAAAATGTATTCGGATACAAACAAGTATTACCCCTGATGGAAGGTGACAACCTGATAGGACGCAGAAGCAAAGGCACTGAAGTGGATATTCCCATCGAAACATCAGATCCGAGCATGGACAGACGGCATTGTATCATTAATGTGAAACGCAACAAACAAGGGGAAATCATTTATACCCTGCGTGATAATGACAGCATTACAGGAACATTTCTGATGAACGAGATTTTGGGGAACAAGGACCGGATACGAATCGAGGAAGGCGCTATCATCACATTAGGTGCGACTACGCTGATTCTGCGTGCCACCGAGAAGTAG
- a CDS encoding SPOR domain-containing protein — MIELARHIEILLLENDCVIIPDFGGFIAHYQPARYIKEENLYLPPVRTIGFNPQLTINDGLLAQSYMQAHHTDFPDATRMIEEEVAGLKEQLYQNGCAEMHGIGVLHYNIHSTYEFHPNEDGALSPTLYGLSSFSITRLEYLTSTTSATTRELLPQQEKRKRTVRFKRQWIGNAVAVAIAVVLFFFLSVPVENTYVDKGNYASLGTDGLFDAIRSQSLATTLITVPSRPQQPKKTNIKNNQNTLKPVTVKVEKVGKAQEAVPKNAVAANLNSTEQPVAKPVAVSKPALEKKETATPSSSKKNNYYIIVSSLPTANDAQQVLNEYKQKGYKDVTIIEGNGRYRLSLCNFADKAAAYKKLNELKQNDAFKNAWILSSK, encoded by the coding sequence ATGATTGAATTGGCTAGACATATAGAAATTCTGTTACTGGAAAATGACTGTGTGATTATTCCAGACTTTGGCGGTTTTATAGCGCACTATCAACCGGCACGGTATATCAAGGAGGAAAATCTTTATCTTCCCCCTGTACGTACTATTGGTTTCAATCCCCAATTGACTATAAACGATGGTTTATTAGCTCAATCGTATATGCAAGCTCATCACACCGATTTTCCTGATGCCACACGCATGATAGAAGAAGAAGTAGCCGGATTGAAAGAACAACTATACCAAAACGGATGTGCAGAAATGCATGGTATAGGGGTCTTACATTATAATATTCATAGCACATACGAGTTTCATCCCAATGAGGACGGTGCATTATCACCTACCTTATACGGACTTAGTTCGTTTTCTATCACCAGATTAGAATATCTTACTTCAACAACGTCTGCAACAACCAGAGAATTACTTCCCCAACAAGAAAAAAGAAAGAGAACAGTACGTTTCAAACGTCAGTGGATAGGAAATGCAGTAGCTGTGGCAATAGCTGTAGTCTTATTTTTCTTCTTGTCTGTTCCGGTAGAGAACACATATGTGGACAAAGGTAATTATGCTTCTTTAGGTACGGATGGTCTGTTTGACGCCATTCGTTCCCAATCTTTGGCAACGACCTTGATAACCGTTCCTTCCAGACCGCAGCAACCCAAGAAGACGAATATCAAAAATAATCAAAACACGTTGAAACCTGTAACTGTAAAAGTAGAAAAGGTAGGAAAAGCACAAGAAGCAGTACCCAAGAATGCTGTTGCAGCAAATTTGAACAGTACAGAACAGCCAGTTGCCAAGCCTGTCGCTGTAAGTAAACCTGCCCTTGAGAAGAAAGAAACAGCAACACCTTCGAGCAGTAAAAAAAATAATTATTATATCATCGTATCCAGTTTACCGACAGCCAATGACGCGCAGCAAGTACTTAATGAGTACAAGCAAAAAGGATATAAGGATGTAACAATCATAGAAGGTAACGGACGTTATCGCCTGTCTTTGTGCAACTTTGCAGATAAAGCCGCTGCTTATAAGAAATTAAATGAACTGAAACAAAATGATGCATTCAAGAATGCATGGATATTGAGTTCTAAATAA